In Alteromonas sp. V450, the following proteins share a genomic window:
- a CDS encoding dihydrodipicolinate synthase family protein, whose product MFTGLSAFPITPFKQEAIDYKAFKGLVDNLASANVDSICAIGSTGLYPYLTREEKYNVAKLAVDHANGIPVMAGVGALRTYDVLKNVEAVQQAGVNAVLLAPVSYQVLNEEEVYGLYEAVSHEVSVPICVYENPRVTNFTFSDDLYCRIGKLPNIGAIKIPGTPFAKSASKDISPSGASNSEGARRLESLREIVPAHIAIGVSGDSFGAAGMSEGCDLWLSVIGGIFPRTVMRIIDAAQSGNAVDAQAQSQALSGIWSMFARNGGGLRVVAAAAEILGYCETPSLPAPFLPIDKNEYSELEHIITKLSLS is encoded by the coding sequence GTGTTTACAGGATTATCAGCGTTTCCCATTACTCCATTCAAACAAGAAGCTATTGATTACAAAGCATTTAAAGGGCTTGTTGATAATTTGGCTTCGGCGAATGTAGATTCAATTTGCGCGATAGGCTCAACTGGGCTGTACCCTTATCTAACGCGAGAGGAAAAGTACAACGTAGCAAAGCTCGCCGTCGACCACGCAAATGGCATTCCTGTTATGGCAGGCGTTGGGGCGCTGAGAACCTATGACGTGCTAAAAAACGTTGAAGCTGTGCAGCAAGCAGGTGTTAATGCTGTGCTGTTAGCACCAGTTTCCTATCAAGTGCTTAACGAAGAAGAAGTGTATGGCCTATATGAGGCAGTGAGTCACGAGGTATCTGTGCCTATCTGCGTTTACGAAAATCCTCGTGTGACTAATTTTACCTTCAGCGATGACTTGTATTGCCGCATAGGAAAATTACCGAATATCGGAGCGATTAAAATACCAGGAACTCCATTTGCCAAAAGCGCTAGCAAGGATATCTCCCCCTCTGGAGCAAGCAATAGCGAAGGCGCTCGTCGATTAGAATCATTGCGAGAGATAGTGCCTGCACACATTGCTATAGGCGTGAGTGGTGATAGTTTTGGCGCAGCAGGAATGAGTGAAGGTTGTGACCTTTGGCTTTCTGTTATAGGGGGGATATTCCCGCGAACTGTAATGCGCATAATCGACGCCGCTCAGTCTGGTAATGCTGTTGATGCACAGGCTCAGTCACAAGCGTTAAGCGGAATATGGAGCATGTTTGCGCGTAATGGCGGCGGCTTGCGTGTGGTTGCAGCCGCGGCAGAAATTTTGGGCTACTGTGAAACGCCTAGCTTACCTGCACCGTTCTTACCTATCGACAAAAATGAGTACAGCGAGCTAGAGCACATCATCACGAAGTTATCGTTAAGCTAG
- a CDS encoding 2OG-Fe(II) oxygenase, which produces MSDLIEVIDDVLPPELCKQLMERFEGSPNLSQGRTGGGVDLDKKRSMDVSISRNPEFKDLFQQVMQYTGQQLVSYIEKYYFALVGPIGLTVRHPKTGEPVKVTGENFDEVGKPNLTNLVNYLFRVGDVNAQRYTAGNGGYPYWHSEVYPQLQHNDALHRVLLFMYYLNDVEEGGETEFYYQNRAVKPKAGRMVIAPAYFTHTHRGQIPKSNDKYILTSWLLFNRAEQIYTQG; this is translated from the coding sequence ATGAGCGATTTAATTGAAGTTATTGATGATGTGTTACCACCAGAGCTATGCAAACAACTCATGGAACGTTTTGAGGGCAGTCCTAACTTGAGTCAAGGCCGCACTGGCGGCGGCGTCGACCTTGATAAAAAACGCAGCATGGATGTGTCGATAAGCCGCAACCCAGAATTTAAAGATTTATTTCAGCAAGTGATGCAGTACACTGGGCAGCAGCTGGTCTCCTACATTGAAAAGTACTATTTTGCGCTTGTTGGGCCCATTGGCTTAACCGTACGCCACCCTAAAACCGGTGAGCCGGTAAAAGTAACCGGAGAGAATTTTGACGAAGTAGGTAAACCAAATCTGACTAATTTGGTAAATTACCTGTTCCGCGTTGGCGATGTTAATGCGCAACGATACACCGCAGGTAACGGTGGCTACCCGTACTGGCATTCAGAAGTCTATCCACAGCTTCAACATAACGATGCACTGCACCGCGTATTGCTGTTTATGTACTACTTAAACGATGTGGAAGAAGGCGGCGAGACGGAGTTTTATTATCAAAACCGTGCGGTTAAGCCCAAAGCAGGCAGAATGGTAATTGCGCCCGCTTATTTTACTCACACGCATCGCGGCCAAATTCCAAAAAGTAACGACAAGTACATTCTAACGTCGTGGCTTCTGTTTAACCGCGCTGAGCAGATTTATACGCAGGGCTAG
- a CDS encoding thioesterase family protein, with amino-acid sequence MSNTAPLITSFEVRFCETDALQHVSNTALVAWFEAAREPIFRMFTPELDLQNWPLILASYKVDFLAQIFYGKPVTVKTYISRLGNSAFDVFQELWQDDKLCSTGVTTMVHFDYKTQRSAPIPDDVKSELQSHFKEIPTK; translated from the coding sequence ATGAGCAATACAGCACCACTTATCACTTCTTTTGAAGTGCGTTTTTGTGAAACAGATGCCTTACAACATGTTAGTAACACGGCATTAGTCGCTTGGTTTGAAGCAGCCAGAGAGCCTATTTTCAGAATGTTTACTCCTGAGCTAGACTTACAAAATTGGCCGCTAATTTTAGCCAGTTATAAGGTCGATTTTTTAGCTCAAATTTTTTATGGAAAACCGGTTACAGTAAAAACCTACATTAGCAGGCTGGGAAATAGTGCATTCGATGTGTTTCAAGAGTTATGGCAAGACGATAAGCTATGTTCAACTGGCGTGACCACCATGGTGCATTTTGACTATAAAACACAGCGTTCTGCACCAATTCCCGATGATGTGAAGTCAGAGCTACAGTCACACTTTAAAGAAATACCAACTAAGTAA
- a CDS encoding Hsp70 family protein produces MTAIGIDYGTSNSEVVYFDGTAHQHIKLDPLDKKGNKIRSSVFIYFEDELPPPPDAMVEAKVAQLQRVISEQIDKAKDGYYSAKDPKEQAMYSDRIDSLRGDLHNKPALQRKAIAQLMHAMSLDEIPLLRLVEHGKFAFGEEGFRRFLKMPDKGRLIYSPKNFLGASLDGDQKQAFIGIIAKQLAYFKQCAEQQLGKAVNNAVIGRPVKFHGTRGEEGNAQAIQIMTEAATKAGFSGINFLDEPIAAAYKIEQTLPRDTTTLIVDIGGGTTDICCIKLSPERSNQLDRKDDVLSVTGRRLGGMDCDKSLVLKAIAPEMGMGLKMMNGLPVPPTYFSDMCAVDNIPALTRFFSDDYGLDISQTMSVIKEPAQLERLLIVQENKLSARVVNSARLAKELLSSKQNITLPLHYIEDDFDVEISQDSLKKALKPWLDKVKALVVECLENSIEKPEVVMITGGMSLSPIVVDALYENLLTGLPRLENDAFNSVCEGLAIQAAKHA; encoded by the coding sequence ATGACTGCGATTGGGATTGACTACGGTACATCAAATTCTGAGGTTGTGTATTTTGATGGAACGGCCCATCAGCACATCAAACTCGACCCGTTAGATAAGAAGGGCAATAAAATCCGTTCTTCGGTGTTTATCTATTTTGAGGATGAACTACCGCCGCCTCCTGATGCCATGGTTGAGGCGAAAGTGGCGCAGTTACAGCGTGTTATCAGTGAGCAAATCGATAAGGCGAAGGACGGCTATTATTCGGCAAAAGATCCGAAAGAACAGGCGATGTACAGTGACCGTATCGACTCGCTGCGCGGTGATTTGCACAACAAGCCTGCTTTGCAGCGCAAAGCTATTGCACAGTTGATGCACGCCATGTCACTAGACGAAATCCCTTTGCTGCGCTTAGTAGAGCACGGCAAGTTTGCGTTTGGTGAAGAAGGGTTTAGACGCTTTCTCAAAATGCCGGACAAAGGCCGACTTATCTATTCACCTAAAAACTTCCTAGGCGCATCGCTAGACGGCGACCAAAAACAAGCGTTCATCGGAATTATTGCTAAGCAACTGGCATACTTTAAACAGTGTGCAGAGCAGCAGCTAGGCAAAGCTGTTAATAATGCGGTTATTGGCCGACCCGTTAAATTTCATGGTACACGCGGCGAAGAGGGTAACGCGCAGGCCATTCAAATAATGACTGAAGCGGCGACTAAAGCTGGGTTCTCAGGGATTAATTTCCTAGATGAGCCTATTGCAGCGGCGTATAAAATTGAGCAAACCTTACCAAGGGACACGACAACGTTGATTGTAGATATTGGTGGGGGAACCACGGATATTTGCTGTATTAAGCTTTCGCCAGAGCGCTCCAACCAGCTTGATCGAAAAGACGATGTGCTGTCGGTAACAGGCAGACGTCTAGGCGGCATGGATTGTGATAAAAGCTTGGTGCTTAAAGCTATTGCCCCTGAAATGGGAATGGGCCTTAAGATGATGAACGGGCTTCCTGTTCCGCCTACCTATTTTTCTGATATGTGCGCGGTTGATAATATTCCAGCTCTTACTCGCTTTTTCTCTGACGATTACGGGTTAGATATTTCGCAAACTATGTCTGTGATCAAGGAGCCTGCCCAGCTAGAACGCTTGCTTATTGTTCAGGAGAATAAGCTGTCTGCCCGTGTGGTGAACTCGGCTCGCCTAGCCAAAGAACTACTATCGAGTAAGCAAAATATTACCTTGCCGCTGCACTATATCGAAGATGATTTCGACGTGGAGATTTCGCAAGATTCACTTAAAAAAGCGTTAAAACCGTGGCTTGATAAAGTGAAAGCGCTAGTAGTGGAATGCTTAGAAAACAGCATTGAAAAACCAGAAGTGGTGATGATCACAGGCGGTATGAGTTTATCGCCGATTGTGGTAGATGCGCTGTATGAAAATCTGCTAACCGGTTTACCACGATTGGAAAACGACGCCTTCAATTCAGTGTGCGAAGGGCTAGCTATCCAAGCGGCGAAACACGCCTAA
- the uvrA gene encoding excinuclease ABC subunit UvrA, which produces MDKIEIRGARTHNLKNIDLTLPRDKLVVITGLSGSGKSSLAFDTLYAEGQRRYVESLSAYARQFLSMMEKPDVDHIEGLSPAISIEQKSTSHNPRSTVGTITEIYDYLRLMFARVGTPRCPDHDVPLDAQTVSQMVDKVLAMPEGSKLMLLAPIVKERKGEHVKTLQNLSAQGFIRARIDGEVCDLSDPPPLDLHKKHTIEVVVDRFKVRDDMALRLAESFETALSLAGGNAVVADMDDKDAEEIVFSANFACPHCGYSISELEPRLFSFNNPAGACPTCDGLGTRQFFDPARVVSNTELSLSGGAIRGWDKRSYYYFQMLQAVADHYQFSLTVPFEELDKKHQDIVLYGSKGKSLSFKYINERGDVMERKHPFEGIIPNMERRYRETESNSVREELAKYLSQQHCSSCNGTRLRIEARNVFIQDTNLPAIADMSIADAFGFFESLNLEGQRAQIAEKILKEIMDRLRFLVNVGLNYLSMSRSADTLSGGEAQRIRLASQIGAGLVGVMYVLDEPSIGLHQRDNERLLGTLTHLRDLGNTVLVVEHDEDAIREADYIVDIGPGAGVHGGEIIAEGSLEDIKNSEHSLTGKYLSGREKIDVPATRTPVKDDKWLELLGATGNNLKSVDLRIPTGVMTCVTGVSGSGKSTLINDTFYKIAQRELNKATTSEPAAHKSMTGLDQLDKVVDIDQSPIGRTPRSNPATYAGIFTPIREMFAGTQESRSRGYKPGRFSFNVKGGRCEACQGDGVIKVEMHFLPDVYVPCDVCQGKRYNRETLEIKYKDKNIHEVLEMTVEDARQFFDAIPAISRKLQTLMDVGLSYIRLGQAATTLSGGEAQRVKLAKELSKRDTGQTLYILDEPTTGLHFHDIKQLLAVLHRLRDHGNTVVVIEHNLDVIKTADWIVDLGPEGGSGGGQIIAEGTPEHVAQQEVSHTGRFLKPMLTQA; this is translated from the coding sequence ATGGATAAAATCGAAATTCGCGGTGCTCGCACCCACAACTTGAAAAACATCGATTTAACACTGCCACGAGACAAACTGGTGGTGATTACCGGCCTTTCGGGCTCGGGTAAATCGTCTCTTGCTTTTGACACGCTTTACGCAGAAGGCCAGCGTCGCTACGTTGAGTCTTTATCTGCTTACGCGCGCCAATTCCTTTCTATGATGGAAAAACCAGATGTTGATCATATTGAGGGTCTTTCGCCTGCAATATCCATTGAACAAAAATCAACATCGCATAACCCCCGTTCAACGGTGGGCACCATCACAGAGATTTACGACTACCTGCGTTTGATGTTCGCGCGTGTGGGCACGCCACGCTGTCCTGATCACGATGTGCCGCTAGACGCGCAAACCGTCAGCCAAATGGTCGACAAAGTCTTAGCGATGCCAGAGGGCAGTAAGTTAATGCTGCTAGCGCCTATAGTGAAAGAACGTAAAGGCGAGCACGTTAAAACGTTGCAGAATCTGTCTGCACAAGGTTTTATTCGAGCGCGTATTGACGGCGAAGTGTGTGACCTATCCGATCCACCGCCTCTCGACTTGCACAAGAAGCACACCATTGAAGTAGTGGTAGACCGCTTTAAAGTACGCGACGACATGGCGCTGCGTTTAGCTGAATCATTCGAGACGGCGCTGAGCCTTGCTGGCGGCAACGCAGTTGTGGCTGATATGGACGATAAAGACGCAGAAGAAATTGTATTTTCCGCTAATTTCGCATGCCCACACTGTGGTTACAGCATTAGTGAACTAGAGCCGCGTCTATTTTCATTTAACAATCCAGCAGGCGCCTGCCCTACCTGTGATGGGTTAGGCACAAGACAATTCTTCGATCCTGCCCGAGTTGTAAGTAATACCGAATTAAGTCTTTCCGGGGGCGCTATTCGCGGCTGGGACAAGCGCAGCTATTACTATTTTCAAATGCTTCAAGCGGTGGCAGACCACTATCAATTCAGCCTAACCGTGCCATTTGAAGAGCTAGATAAAAAGCATCAAGACATTGTGCTTTATGGTTCTAAAGGCAAATCGCTGTCGTTTAAGTATATAAACGAGCGCGGCGATGTGATGGAGCGCAAGCACCCATTTGAAGGTATTATTCCGAATATGGAGCGTCGCTACCGCGAGACCGAATCAAACTCAGTGCGCGAAGAGCTAGCAAAATATTTGAGCCAGCAGCACTGCAGTAGCTGTAACGGCACGCGATTACGTATTGAAGCGCGCAACGTGTTTATACAAGACACGAACCTGCCAGCCATTGCTGACATGTCGATTGCCGACGCGTTTGGCTTCTTTGAGTCACTCAATCTTGAAGGTCAGCGTGCTCAGATAGCTGAAAAGATTTTAAAAGAAATCATGGATCGCTTACGCTTCTTAGTGAACGTAGGTCTCAACTACCTTTCTATGTCGCGTAGCGCCGATACCCTATCAGGCGGTGAGGCACAGCGTATTCGTCTGGCTAGTCAAATTGGCGCAGGTCTAGTGGGTGTTATGTACGTACTAGATGAACCTTCTATCGGTCTGCATCAACGAGATAATGAGCGCTTACTTGGCACGCTTACGCACTTGCGCGACTTAGGTAACACCGTGTTAGTTGTAGAGCACGATGAAGATGCTATTCGAGAAGCCGATTACATTGTAGATATCGGCCCGGGTGCGGGTGTGCATGGTGGTGAAATTATCGCCGAAGGATCGCTGGAAGACATTAAGAACAGTGAACACTCACTTACCGGAAAGTACTTATCTGGCAGAGAGAAGATTGATGTCCCTGCAACACGCACACCGGTAAAAGACGATAAGTGGCTAGAGCTTTTGGGCGCTACTGGCAACAACTTAAAATCTGTTGATTTACGTATACCTACCGGTGTTATGACCTGTGTAACCGGTGTATCGGGCTCGGGTAAATCGACGCTTATCAACGATACATTTTATAAAATTGCACAGCGTGAGTTAAATAAAGCAACTACGTCTGAGCCAGCCGCTCATAAATCAATGACCGGATTAGATCAGCTCGACAAAGTAGTTGATATTGACCAAAGCCCTATCGGCAGAACCCCGCGTTCTAACCCGGCGACTTACGCTGGTATTTTCACTCCAATTCGTGAAATGTTCGCGGGCACGCAAGAGTCGCGTTCGCGGGGTTATAAACCTGGCCGTTTCAGCTTTAACGTAAAAGGCGGTCGCTGCGAGGCATGTCAGGGTGACGGGGTCATAAAAGTGGAGATGCACTTCTTGCCGGATGTGTATGTGCCTTGTGACGTGTGTCAGGGAAAACGCTATAACCGTGAAACCCTTGAGATAAAGTACAAAGATAAGAACATTCACGAAGTGTTAGAGATGACTGTGGAAGATGCGCGACAGTTCTTCGATGCCATTCCAGCCATATCAAGAAAGCTGCAGACCTTAATGGACGTGGGCTTGTCGTATATTCGACTGGGTCAAGCAGCTACCACGCTGTCTGGCGGTGAAGCACAGCGCGTTAAATTGGCAAAAGAGTTATCAAAAAGAGACACTGGGCAAACCCTTTATATATTAGATGAGCCTACTACAGGGTTACATTTCCACGATATTAAGCAGCTGCTCGCTGTACTTCATCGGCTACGCGACCACGGTAATACCGTTGTGGTTATTGAGCATAACCTAGATGTGATTAAAACCGCAGACTGGATTGTTGACCTTGGTCCAGAGGGTGGTTCCGGAGGTGGCCAGATTATTGCAGAGGGAACACCTGAGCATGTGGCACAGCAAGAAGTTTCACATACAGGTCGATTCCTTAAGCCCATGCTCACACAAGCTTAA
- a CDS encoding MFS transporter, giving the protein MNALELRAALALASVYVLRMMGLFMVMPVLAVAAMDYPDYSPLLVGLAVGGYGLTQAALQIPMGMMSDKWGRKPVILLGLAVFALGSFVAATADSMVMMIVGRILQGAGAIAGAIMALATDVSRESQRAKVLAIIGIAIGFSFYLAVILGPLIANSYGLAGVFGITGILAMLCMPLVKWVVPNGVQLSSGDTLPQKDQLKRLVFSSQLWRLNVSVMILHMLITLLFVQLPVTLLNFDMTLDSHWTVYLPVLGASIVGLIIMMGAARGRTPKSLLVTGVLLMGGAFLALSLEDHSWWWVTAAVVLFFTGFNYLEANFPALVSSIAPAGQKGTAMGLYASFQFFGAFLGGIVSGLATDIWTQEVAYAVGALSTVFWLFVVIGIKEVSRVKRVMMQYSFDTENVPSLETALLQVPGVLEVTLNSKAGAVYLKVNSDFDAIKARDVLAA; this is encoded by the coding sequence TTGAACGCTTTGGAATTACGCGCCGCGCTTGCACTCGCCTCCGTTTACGTATTACGCATGATGGGGCTGTTCATGGTTATGCCTGTACTGGCTGTGGCCGCGATGGACTACCCTGACTATTCGCCGCTATTGGTAGGGCTTGCCGTGGGTGGTTATGGCCTCACTCAAGCTGCGCTGCAAATTCCTATGGGTATGATGTCTGACAAATGGGGGCGCAAGCCTGTCATTTTGCTAGGGCTTGCCGTTTTTGCCTTAGGTAGCTTTGTCGCGGCAACTGCCGACAGTATGGTTATGATGATTGTAGGGCGTATTCTACAAGGCGCAGGGGCTATTGCAGGTGCGATAATGGCACTTGCTACCGATGTCAGCCGCGAAAGTCAGCGTGCCAAAGTATTAGCTATTATAGGAATAGCCATTGGCTTCTCATTCTATTTAGCCGTTATTTTAGGGCCTCTCATTGCTAACAGCTACGGGCTTGCTGGTGTGTTTGGTATTACTGGTATTCTGGCCATGCTTTGCATGCCACTGGTTAAATGGGTAGTGCCAAACGGTGTGCAGCTGAGCAGTGGCGATACACTGCCACAAAAAGATCAGCTTAAACGTTTGGTTTTCTCTTCACAGCTATGGCGCTTAAATGTCAGTGTGATGATTTTACACATGTTAATTACACTGTTGTTTGTTCAACTTCCCGTTACGTTACTGAACTTTGATATGACGCTAGACAGTCATTGGACGGTCTACTTACCCGTTTTAGGGGCGTCAATTGTAGGTCTAATTATAATGATGGGAGCAGCAAGAGGCCGTACGCCTAAATCGCTTCTTGTTACCGGCGTTCTATTAATGGGCGGTGCGTTTTTGGCGCTCAGCTTAGAAGATCATAGCTGGTGGTGGGTTACCGCAGCAGTGGTACTTTTCTTTACCGGCTTTAATTATTTGGAAGCGAATTTCCCTGCATTGGTGTCGAGCATTGCGCCTGCGGGACAAAAGGGAACGGCCATGGGCCTTTACGCTAGTTTTCAATTTTTTGGTGCGTTCTTGGGCGGTATAGTTTCAGGCTTAGCCACCGATATTTGGACGCAAGAAGTGGCCTACGCAGTGGGGGCTCTTAGTACTGTATTTTGGCTCTTCGTAGTTATCGGAATAAAAGAAGTCTCTCGCGTTAAACGAGTGATGATGCAATACAGCTTCGACACAGAAAATGTCCCTTCACTAGAGACTGCACTTTTACAGGTTCCCGGTGTGTTGGAGGTGACATTAAATAGTAAAGCCGGCGCGGTATACTTGAAAGTAAATAGCGATTTTGACGCGATAAAAGCGCGCGATGTGCTAGCCGCTTAA